The nucleotide window GTTATTCAAGTGATTCCAACCTTTCACTCTATAATTCAGATCGCCAAAAAAGAACACATGATAATCTTTATAATCTCCAAACTGGGTATCACAACTGTCCATTATACTTTGAAAATCTTCACGTCTcctaataatatttttctcCCCTTCATTTGCAGTCAAATGACTGCAAATGAACGTAAATGTGCCATTAACACCtccatttttttgaagagTACAACACATTCCAATACCACCTTTCAAGCTGGAGTCTAACATACCACATCTTACTTTATTCTTCAACACCTCGTTTACAGTCACGGAGGCATGGCCAATAACAAGCATTGCTATTGCACCCACAGTTTCAGAGCCGattaatttgaattcatcTGCAGGGAATAAGGTTTGCAACACTGATGCAATTGACTGGTATAACGTATCAGTATAAGAATTCATTATACTGGGGAATGAACCTTCCCATATTGGAGCTAGTTCTTGAAATCCAAAGACATATATATCCTTCACTTCATGTCTATGCTTAAAGAGTAAACGCTTGATAATAAGGGAACGAACATTTTCTAAGGATGGATCCACGGGGAACTCCTTTTCACAATTAAATGTTGTAATAGaaactttccaatttgaatctgTCATTTCTTTAtgcttcttgttcttgaataattctTGACTGTCGaatggaatatattt belongs to Naumovozyma castellii chromosome 3, complete genome and includes:
- the INP54 gene encoding phosphoinositide 5-phosphatase INP54 (ancestral locus Anc_3.155); amino-acid sequence: MTDSNWKVSITTFNCEKEFPVDPSLENVRSLIIKRLLFKHRHEVKDIYVFGFQELAPIWEGSFPSIMNSYTDTLYQSIASVLQTLFPADEFKLIGSETVGAIAMLVIGHASVTVNEVLKNKVRCGMLDSSLKGGIGMCCTLQKNGGVNGTFTFICSHLTANEGEKNIIRRREDFQSIMDSCDTQFGDYKDYHVFFFGDLNYRVKGWNHLNNTDYSNEETINELLGNYEEFYHSKQSYDTYKNFIEARINFPPTYKYLRGSYKYNTKRIPSWCDRILYRAPNFKEDIDKLTEVYTSVDRIPELQFTDHQPVMLVINLPQLSETRLISLEQGPIVSNLQPNTLGDAVDIIIGYAGWLQHLKVHYLLVGLFLLYLLYIFFI